The genomic window gtaaagttttaaaagaaggcttattcccaagttatttaagaaattataaaaacattacttttacatctaaatagttggatattggttgaatgtattccttgattaattattacacatttgtctacagggtgttcaaaatttacagttttattattggagtattcaatgtgtcatatgatgcttattttaaatggaacatcatgcatattaataaataattatactaaacaaatttacctctttcaaatggtatatggatgtcctattcctaagtgtcatagtttttgcgtcatttacaattatttatttcttatattatattattcttaatctgtaaatcgatttataaacaaaagatctagttaattaatgtcattgtatggaACTAtcagtttatgacagtacggtctggtaattatcaaaactataaacatccgtgtataatattcgaaatttttttacttaaaaatggctttggaagagccaattacattcaaatttagttgttcctaaaaatgaaaaatcactctatctatgaaagagtagacatgctactttgcattggggaatatttttaaaattatctcttagcttctaaagtttaTGCTTAAAAGTATCCTaatagaagacacccaaaaaaggacgtttttgagggatttctcgatagattccgtgctactggtaatgttgcataggcacgaaaagttaaataaaaataaaccaattaTTTTTGATGACCTcaacgaacttgatgtcctgctttctgttacggaaaacccaaatactaagTACGAGAAAAATTTCGGGTCaattggaaatcagtcaaacgagtgtatgtagaatacataagaaaaaccactatcatccgtataaaactcaactacaccagcattagacagaacaggaacatttaacttttcgtttatagactttagaatttggagatcatgattttttttaagaatgtattgtgtacagacgagtctacctacttttcataataatcgtctagttaatagacatagcttttattttattatgatacagtaaacaaacattttactgttgatcgccaacactgatgaagtgttaatgtttggaGCAGTATTCTGAGCAAGTACGTTATCGACccatatttttttgacgaaaatctgaatggagcaacttttttaaatgtcttaaaacaagatttttggattcttcttaaaaccttccacttaacgtgcgaacaaacatgtggctccaattggatggagctcctgcttatttttgacgtgatgttaagaacaacctcagcataaaatttagaaataaatggatagatagattcggtccatatatttggccacctaggtcaccaggattgaccaagatgaatttttttaaatggggttatattaaaaatattgtaaatgctacACTTCTTACCCTACTACTTCAGatgatatttttatgaaattaagaatttcgaacgcttttgcgtctataacaccagctatgttaaataatgtaaacaaatcatttaaaatcgcttgttgtataaacattttgaacatgtattacataactgataattttttactagTAAGTTGTggtttattttgtattatttatgtatttgttttattGAGATTCTTTAtgttttgttatgtatttagttattttcaataacgaaaaaatttattttacaaatcagcaaataaaaatatatctacatattatttatttacaactacactctataacaactatgccaagatgatgagtttaaaaatcgagagtgactataaatatgtttaaaatcgatgtaccgtttaagaaaattgaaaattacacaaaaactatgactcctagttatagaacatctATATAtcattcgaaagaggaacctgtgtttagtataatccTGTATAAACCTGTGATTAATATGcatggtgttctaataaaataaccatcatattatgctacattgaataatcgagtaatgaaactgtaaattttgaacatcctgtaaataaatgtgtaataatcaatcatggaatgcattaattataaaataattaccagaCTGTATTAATGACATTAATgaaaatgacattaattaactttatcttttgttttaaaatcgattaacagattaagaatttaaataattgtaaattatgcaaaaactatgagacctaggtataggatatccatataccattcgaaagaggtaaatttgtttagtataactGTTTATATAGTCTTATTCCCtatacataggtatagggaagccttatgaaactataccttattttttgtggacaattaaaaaatgcaatgaaatacagggtgtttcataagaaaaaatataactttgatacgccgccatttattgtcacaccctgtatatttcaaaataattttataatgtagcttttatcaacttacaaactactaatttaaaatttttttcaaatcttttaccatttcgctgtattcttccgtcccgttagtggtgacacaccctgtatattaaacatcagtggtgacaatatacagccctGTCTTACATCTGAAGAATTTCTACCTATTTCTTCTGACATTTGATCCTCAATTCTTATTTTGACTTTCTGGTTCCAGTAGAGGTTTGAAATTAACcaactattaattttttctgtatCTGTATAAATTAATACTTATAAAATACATTACTTAGTGAGTCTTTAATATTTCAGTGGTTGCTTTCTCAAGCAATTAATTCATTTGATGATGTCAAATTTGAAGCTGCTAGCGTTTTGGCTGAGTTATATGAACAACAGGATCAGATTTCATTATCCAAGCCAATCTTAAGAAAAGCCATCGAGTTGTCTCAGCATAATGTGTACTGGCATTGTAGACTAATATTTCAACTTGCGGTAGGTATAATAACTCAAATAAATACTAACTCACATAATAACATATAAATAAGTACATTCGttgtcactgaatagtttacaacttcatttttatattgtaatactgtattGCAGGGTCGTATGGATTTAGTAAATGCCAaattgcttgtcaaaaatttttcaTGTATTGATACAAAATAAAAAGCTATTAAAAGTGCCCAAAATGCCTATAGGCATTTGAACGACGTTCAGAACCAATAGCAATGGTCAAACTCAATAATTTTAACTCAATTTTATTCTTAAATACTTTTTTCTATAATTTccattttgtgaaattttgtaaaatatatttattttattttgattttttaattttaatcaacctattctgtgtccactggtaacgtcactttgacgtaaaaggtgcatTTAAACTAGGTAGAAATTCAAAAAATTGTCCACTGGATATTAAACGGTATAAACTATTCAGTCGACACAACTGTACATAACTTCTCTACCTTTCATATTTTTCAATTACATATTTGGTTTTGCCTGATCCTGAAATTTTCATTATGTTAGTTTATTATATTAAGTATTTGACCTATAAAAATATTTgcttataaaattaaaaattctcCTCTTGCTTGGGAACCAGCATCTGCTTTTAAAAATAGCTGCTGACATTCAAGTACTGAGACAGAGGAGCTTAATAAAATAGGGAAGGCTTCATTAGTTAGTATTCAAATACTTCAGGTTTAAGTTGTTGAGAACTTTTAGGAATTGAATACTGTTCGATTCATTGATATCCATCACCAATGTATATAGTTAATATGGACACTTTTTTAGCAAATCCATGCAACTGAGAAGGACTACACCTTAGCCAGTAGTTTATTGGGCGTCGGAGTAGACTATGctcacatttcaaatgcttcatACACAAGAGTTTTGTTTCTCTTAAGCAAAGGAATGGTAAGTTTGTATTTCTGCAGCTAAACATGTATACATTAAGTCCCATATCTTTTAAATTTGCAGTTATTATTAATAGATAAAAAGTTACAAGAAGTTCAACAGGTATTAAACCAAGCAGGACATTTAATAGAAACTTGGACAGGGGCTGTGTATCAGAAGGAATATGTTAAAGTCTACTATTTAGTGTTACAGGTAACATATCAATAGCTTACTAAGAAAACCTCATATCTcattttacaggagagactttTAAACTTAATTTCTGCATATTCTATCCTAAAATATATGTGAAAAAACCATCTAAATGTACCCAGAATCAAAAATATGTAAAGAtagttttttgtttttggtttagaGTATGAAGAAATTCAATTTAAAATCTCTAGTGTACAATTGTCTGTAAaatgagatacaaggttttcataCTAAGGCatcaatatataaaaaaatacttatctGATAAGTGAGTAAAAAGTATTTGTTATTAAAGAAGATATTATAGAGCCATATTCTGATTTTTTAGGTCTGTCTTTACTTAATGGCTGGACAAGTGAAAAGTGTTAAACCTTGTCTAAAACAATTACAACAGAGTATTCAAACTATAATGGCTACTGATGACGGTTAGTATTATTTGTAATCGTTCTTAACATGTGTATTATAAATTTTTAGATACAGTAGAGCATCGATAATCCGAATTAagtggtacaggggtagttcggattaccaaattgttcggattatcgaacatatgttaaaaaacatacaaagctcataaacgtAGTACATATGTACATGTATTTTACGAGGAATAAAGCACCtacataataaacaaatatattgtatgtatttctgcataaacaaaacaaaaatccgcggtcatattttgcccatattgtcatattaaatccaaaaattcggtctgctatcatattttttaattttataatttttttttgcgttcggattaccagggttcggattatcgacgctctactgtactatAAACCAGAGGTTCCCACTGGTGTGCCCTGAAGTCCCTGTAGGTGTGCCGCGAAATTCACATAACAGTACATTATGATTATATTCATTAGAGATTATTTACCCAAGTGTGCCGTGGCTGAACGAGTTTTTAAGTTAGTGTGCCTCAAGCTAAAAAAGATTGGTAACCGCTGCATAAACTTTAATTAACTACTGTGATACTTCTGTTgacaataatataaaatagttccTTCCAAATTTCCAAATTCATCCTTAATCTCCATTTTGTGGTAATAAACAAAATAGTTGTAATTATAGTTGATTCACTaacttgtaaaaatattttgCTAGTTCGATCCTGATGTCTTCTGCCCTTTTAAGATTTTTTGGTAGAGTTTTTTTAACGAAATGTGGCGTTGTTTCCACATATCCTACTCACCTGACTACTGAATATCAGGTCCGATAGATTTTGAAGCTTTTCGCAATTAGCCAGCACTAAGGTATTGTAGGCATATTTAATATTGTTCTCGGTTACACCATTCACAATATGTATTTCCTTCTGTTGTATCCACTAaggcttctttaaatatttactctgtttttttaaactatttctTTAAATAATTGTTTGTAAATCTTTATCATCCAATTCAGCTGTTTTAATGTGTAATACTAGCATTTTGTTATGTCGGAccttgtcaaaagccttttcagaAACGTTTGCACACAGTTTGATGTATATATCTACATATCTGTATCAGTATGTACTTGAATTCTGAACAAGGCTTCTCTCGTACCCAAGCCATTCCTAAATCTGAATCGATTATTTCTAATTCTCTCCTCTAATATTGTGTACATTCTGCTATGTATTACTCACAGGAAGATgtttaaaacatgactcatcagACTTATTCTTTGACAATCACTCCATATCTTTACATGATGCTTCTTTGGTACTTTAACAAATGTCAACTTAAGCTAATCAGTTGGTGATACCCCAGTGACATAAATTCTGTTTAAGAGACCACACAGtgctttaattttatttctttccAAAAACTTTATTAGTATTTCAGCACACTTTATCGGGACCAAGtgctttttcatttttttgctgtTTGTATTGCCCATGTAACATCACTTTCTGTTATAGATGTACCTGTTATAGCAATCGGTGTATAAGGTTCTACTCTGTCATCCTCAAGTAATGCTGAAATGTAGTTTTTTAACTGCGTCGAAAAATTTTGCTTCAAATAATTCAAACCAAGAATTGAGGCCGTATTTCCCTCTCCATTCTTACAGCTCCCTATTCTTTGCTCATTTTGTTTAGGTCTCTATAGAACTTtcgagtttttttttatttcttagccCTTCTATGCTTTTAACGGCTTTTCCTCAAATATGCCTTTTTTCTTCTATGTAATTTTTTCTTCTATTCTTAGGGCCCTCCTTTGCTCTTCTTGTGCATCATGCTTATTGCTTATTATCCTGCTTGTGCAATCCCGATATTTACAGACTTGAAATAAAATACACTTCCTTTATTCTtcagtatattattttttttagtatttatgGGACCTAGTGCAGGAGACATGTTTTTGTGGATGCCGAAAGAACATTTATATGTTCTTGTTTATTTGGTTACTGTGATGCACAGCATGCAAGCAGGATACATGGAAAAAGCCCAGAAATACACTGACAAAGCGTTAAtgcagatcgaaaaactaaaaagtaagttCAGTTAAAAAAGGTTTACTTAAGAAGGCTCTTATGATTGCCAAGTGTATTATTATATGTTGTAGATCTTGAACAGTACACTTTTTAAACACATAGTACACTTTTAAAATTCACGTGTAAATCAATGTCACACTACTCAAAGTTACTGACTTCTATTTTTACCAATCTTGATTTCGAAATTTTTCTTTAAGTTGTAGATAACAAGCCAATTCTATCAGTATTTCAATTGATGCTCCTGGAACATATAATTATGTGCAGATTGGTGATGGGCAATAAAACACAAGCCCTACAAGAAATATCGTCCGCAGCAACTTTGTGTAAACAATGTCCCAAATTATTAGAAACTCACGGCCCACAGTTACACACCTTGTTGGGTCTTTATTCCATGAGTATGAACTGTATGGAAGCAGCCGAGGCTCAATTTATTGCTGCTTTAAATGTAAGTAAACGTTATAATTTTCTATTTTGTCTTATGATTTTCTCAATGaacttttgtctatgttttttgatCTACACATGCTTTTTGTCACTCTTTGTTCCATTTTTATCCTCTCCTATGGCGCTAGCGCCTTCTCTAGCATTCGTCTTGAAGTACTCTGTCCCTGACTGCTGTCATCCAATTATCCAACCTCAATATCTCTTAAGCATATTGGGCTTAAACATATTGGGCTAACCCTATTTCTTTCGAATTTTCTTCAAGCTCCACATAAAGTTCTTTGATGCTCTTATGGTTCTTtccatcaagtttacatcatctgcGTACATTACAATCTGATTAGActtttaaacaataaattttttaagtttgCAGATATTTTTCTTATAACATATTCCATAAACAGAGTCAGTGCCAGCTcatctccctgttttagcccTTTAGTTATCTGGAAGGGATCTGCCAATTGATTTTGAACTCGTACTTGCGCTTCTGATATATTTATTCTTAACCTCTTCTTTTCCTGGCGGTAGCATTTTTTATTCTGCATTCATCCTCTTATTGATAGATTGCTGTTTAAATGTAAGTAAACATTATGATTTTCTATTTTGCCTATGTTTTTGCATCTGTAGCATCTGCAAAAGCATCTGTAGATcaaaaaactttgtttttttgaTCTACAGATGCTTTTTGTCATTGTTCGTtccattttcttatttgtatTCTTAATCTCTTCTTTTCCTTGCtgtaacattttttgtttttgcatTCCTTCTCTTATTGATAGATTCCTTGCATTTGGTATCAAACCACTCGATTTTATAGCTTTTTGTTTTTCTTggaattacttttttgcgttacATGTAGGTTGTGTTTTGCAATTTCATCTGCAAACTCTTGttctcatttttcttcttttagcTGTGATAAATATTCAAAGTTTAGGCGATTCCCTGTCAACCACACTATTCAACATAGCAGtagaaggaacaataattaaGGCCAGCGGAATTAAAGGAACTATATCCCACTTCTCAACACAAATATGTAGATGACATAGTTCTCATGGGAAGATATAAGGAAaaattaaaagaagcagtaacaatcctggcaaatgAAGCACAGAAAAGAGGTTTAGAAACTAATCAgggaaaaaacaaaatatctactctgctctagaagagaagataacaggacgaGAGAAATCAAGATAGGAatctacacttttgaaagagttcaacaatttaaatatttgggagtaattaTTATGAATGTTCTTCGACGGCGAAaaactggagtggaagacatcgtaaaacgcattacgaagttgaagtggaaatggtcaggacacgtcgcaagacagagagacaacagatggacaaagaaAATTCtagagtggcggccaagggcagacaaacgaagtcgtggaagaccacctatcagatggaccgacgatattaaaagaatagcgacaaactggattggtggattgcagctgcccaggacagagaagggatcttgaggaggcctatgtccgacagtggacaaatttggctgtgggATGATGAATGATTATGAATGGCAAAAGGAAGTGAAGAAGTGACAGCGAATACTAGCAGggaacaaaacatactggagatatcatggGCTAATGAAGGataagaacttatccagaaatacaaaactgaaaatatacagagttgcaatcagaccagtagttacataCTCAGCTGAGGCAATGTGCctcatagaaaaaataaaaaaaaataagaatattaGAAAGAAAAATCCTTAGACAGATTATGGGCGCAATAAGAATGGAAAACAGAGAAATAAGAAGagtgaaccatgaactaagagacataatgaagggagaaggtATATTTAGTTTTATTAAAGCGCAGAGACTGAGATGGCTGGgatacatagagagaaggaaaacAGCCTACTGAttaagatcaccagatggaagcCATTTATAAACTGAAAGACCGAGAGGAAGACACagagagagagatgggaggaccaggtcatgagagatatcaaaatcctgaaagtgagaaactggagggaaatATGCACACATTGAAGGatgtggaagaaaattgtaacgaaagccaagtcatacaacaaattttgacaatacaCAAGAataatgcggagtgattcaccacaataagcgaatcagagcTCATAAGTAAAAGCGACAAACATTCCATCGGGAATGAAAGgccttgatgatgatgatagtcaAAGTTGCTTCTATgattaattttcttttattttttcttcaaaatgttTCGTTAAGTTTTGCCATTACCAGGAAATGATCACTATCTGCATCTGCTCCTTTGTAAGACCTTGTATCTGTTACCATCTTCTCATATTCTCTTTTAATTAGCACATGCCCTATTTATAcagaaagaaaataaagattttGTTCTAAAATCGAATTTATGATTgataaacaaaattgtagaatTTTCTAGAATCGAATCAGCGCCCTCTGAATCAAATTATCACCAGATACCAATGCCTCTGAGCGTTTTAAATGATTAAATCAAGAACAACagtatgaattaaaaaaagagaACAAGCTATAGAATTTATGAGAGAGTGAAATACtaaaatttgtgaaaaaaaaaataaattaaaataaattattggttattattatatctttgtatgagaatttttttatttatttattcattgctaatttacaatctacttcaataaagtaataagtaaatatgATATAAGTTCTTGGTTTGTGGCAGTTGTCGTCCATTGACAACTCTCTGGAATTTACCTAGCAGCTAGGTCTTCTGGCCAAAGTCTTTTTAGGCGTCTGTCGATCAGTGGATGGTTAAATAATTCGCCTATGATATGGTTTGGATAGTTTGCGCAGCCATTCATGTATCTTTTGCAGTGGTTAGCGATCACATCATTGATGAAAGGAATGTTGAGGTCTGCATGAAGGGTTTGGTTTTATACGTGCCATGGGGCTTTAGCTAACATACGAATAGTCTTTGACTGGAATGTCTGTAATTCTATGAGAATAAAAatctttctaaaataaaaaaaatgacctTTTTTCTTTCAGACATCTAGAGAGAGGGAATTATGGACTTTTGCCAACTTAAATCTCGCTATCGTATACTTAAGAGGTAAAAGGGAAGCAGATTTCAACGCGTTACACGAAAGAATCAATCCAGAAAGTTTACCGTCCCATTCGCACAGTCTCAGAGCAGCTGCCTATTATGTACAAGGCCTGCAAGCATTCTTTCAAGGACGGTACAACGAAGCGAAGTAAGTTTAAACtgaattacaattttttttgcagtAGTGAAATATTTAATGTAACCCATTATGTATGTATAGAACCTATGGTTCTATACATACCTAGGCATCTGTAAAATGCTTTTTAAACAATATTAGTGAATCATTCTCATTTCTAGTTCATCCCACTAGGTTGTTACTAAATATTATACTCCCCCGTTTAGACACTTAATATTATATACACTTACTtacattattatattttttcttttttttttattttatccttctttctgacattgtttaaataatgtgTAATTGCAATTATTTTTAGGAGATACCTACGAGAAACCCTGAAGATGG from Diabrotica virgifera virgifera chromosome 5, PGI_DIABVI_V3a includes these protein-coding regions:
- the LOC114337073 gene encoding MAU2 chromatid cohesion factor homolog; the encoded protein is MASSQDAWYLSLLGLAEYFRTSSPPMIKTCIQCLQAVFNFKPPQRVEARTHLQLGNILLTHTKNIDLAKNHLEQAWLLSQAINSFDDVKFEAASVLAELYEQQDQISLSKPILRKAIELSQHNVYWHCRLIFQLAQIHATEKDYTLASSLLGVGVDYAHISNASYTRVLFLLSKGMLLLIDKKLQEVQQVLNQAGHLIETWTGAVYQKEYVKVYYLVLQVCLYLMAGQVKSVKPCLKQLQQSIQTIMATDDVFMGPSAGDMFLWMPKEHLYVLVYLVTVMHSMQAGYMEKAQKYTDKALMQIEKLKIVDNKPILSVFQLMLLEHIIMCRLVMGNKTQALQEISSAATLCKQCPKLLETHGPQLHTLLGLYSMSMNCMEAAEAQFIAALNTSRERELWTFANLNLAIVYLRGKREADFNALHERINPESLPSHSHSLRAAAYYVQGLQAFFQGRYNEAKRYLRETLKMANAEDLNRLTSCSLVLLGHIFLSLGNSRESMNMVTPAMQLASKIPDVHVQLWASAILKDLHRICGDSQRENEAYQRHVNFSQMLLTDHFQASQMPEHNLIMWTQGNFPSNTTNEPSTSGALL